The following proteins are co-located in the Haloplanus sp. HW8-1 genome:
- a CDS encoding zinc-dependent alcohol dehydrogenase family protein, translated as MRAAVLREHGEPLSITDVDRPEPAPHGIVVAVDACGVCRSDWHAWQGHGEWVGDRVTDGQILGHEPAGRVVAVGDRVDRLVEGDRVAVPFNLGDGSCPQCLGGHGNVCEDGLALGFQQEAQGAFAEEVHVPHADYNAMALPDDVSARDMAALGCRFMTAFHALTARGEVGAGDWVAVHGCGGVGLSTVHIADALGARVVAVDIRDTALDLATDLGADAVVNADGRSGREVTGEVRAATDGGAHVSVDALGVAETCRNSVFSLRRRGTHVQVGLTTDEERGEVSLPVERMAMMEADFRGARGMPPTRYDELLRLLESDAIDPGRLVRREVSLDEVPERLAAMTDYETTGVEVVTEFA; from the coding sequence ATGCGCGCTGCAGTCCTCCGGGAGCACGGCGAACCGCTGTCCATCACCGACGTCGACCGACCGGAGCCCGCACCCCACGGCATCGTCGTCGCCGTCGACGCCTGTGGGGTCTGTCGGAGCGACTGGCACGCCTGGCAGGGCCACGGCGAGTGGGTCGGTGACCGGGTGACCGACGGACAGATCCTCGGCCACGAACCCGCCGGTCGGGTCGTCGCCGTCGGCGACCGCGTGGATCGTCTCGTCGAGGGCGACCGTGTCGCGGTCCCCTTCAACCTCGGCGACGGCTCATGCCCCCAGTGTCTGGGCGGCCACGGCAACGTCTGCGAGGACGGCCTCGCACTGGGCTTCCAGCAGGAGGCCCAGGGCGCCTTCGCGGAGGAAGTCCACGTCCCCCACGCCGACTACAACGCGATGGCGCTCCCCGACGACGTCTCCGCCCGCGACATGGCGGCGCTCGGCTGCCGGTTCATGACTGCGTTCCACGCGCTGACTGCCCGCGGCGAGGTGGGTGCGGGCGACTGGGTCGCCGTCCACGGCTGTGGCGGCGTGGGTCTCTCGACGGTCCACATCGCCGACGCACTCGGTGCCCGGGTCGTCGCCGTCGACATTCGAGATACGGCGCTCGATCTCGCCACGGATCTCGGCGCCGACGCCGTGGTGAACGCCGACGGCCGCTCGGGTCGCGAGGTGACCGGCGAGGTGCGTGCGGCCACCGACGGCGGCGCACACGTCTCGGTTGACGCGCTCGGCGTCGCCGAGACGTGCCGAAACTCGGTGTTCTCGCTGCGACGCCGCGGCACCCACGTTCAGGTGGGGCTGACGACCGACGAGGAGCGCGGCGAGGTGTCACTCCCCGTCGAGCGCATGGCGATGATGGAGGCGGATTTCAGGGGCGCCCGCGGGATGCCGCCGACGCGGTACGACGAACTGCTCCGCCTTTTGGAGTCGGACGCCATCGACCCCGGTCGGCTGGTTCGCCGTGAGGTGTCGCTCGACGAGGTGCCCGAGCGGCTTGCGGCGATGACCGACTACGAGACGACGGGCGTGGAAGTCGTCACGGAGTTCGCGTAG
- the csg gene encoding HVO_2072 family ArtA-dependent S-layer glycoprotein, translating into MTDYNNKARAVVLAALMVFSVFAGTVAFSGTAAASAIAASTGVTSAPDVTTGQTSVDQTITFNITVENGTSGTATVDVTDVTDDGASINSASATVTAQNNSGSVSVTGAAETSTAGNVDVDLSHDGSAGANTEVTVDLTIDWDTEGVTPTSGSALTASVSPTGGSSNTFDLVAPSQSGTRANPASGGGDVYNGSTVFQGEEGITFVDENGNTINSLTGTSGDAEGQTLTIPIDQDQATGQYHNGDPDTPFRQGVYGVTVLRPDITNFEVLNSNREDIAGGSVPQGDSTTGAGNLTVVATYNYEEAEDLELTVENDDGLDVTGDALTGGSTPIQQGYTNNGDVSWNVDLSDLNTGTFTMEIAGSDDLDFGSAAESTTVTVTGDDDVTLDLESDEVTRGEDVTYTIRGSNAGDTHVVAISEQEFRDGVSSSDAAKIFRSVGDVQYDDYTTATSGNNYAWAVVQIDDGTGVGVGQVDTSFLDTTDVDVDLYGASSIDLTSKSTAGSDAVTTIDNNQPEDDPSLTVNEGTVSVDTPGNTYVVGSEIDINGSASEGVDDVAFYVRRQGDYQILDLNGDSAGTQDTLSVDADNTFEKEDVDLSAGDSNGNDLLSQPGTYRFGVIDAADVNGTSGTTQSINVSAFNTGTSNQKSIRVTDTELSVTYQSVGGAVSTDDRVINVTGTSLGSGTVAFLFVDERGNVAYSEVSTDDDNTFEEDELNIDGTSASSNNLAEGQVSVHALTAGRDGTFGDGEIPGSSSGNDAYQNLSSFVGELNSQSLTGDQVRSRVLDQTTEAVASDDRMVTSQFRLADSQSTIGSVYPEGMEASGVNPVGVDDTMVVEGSTNLRPDDNAITVELMTTDGSSVALSTTDEWSYDGTWMVSLELDDVQTGTYDLEADDSYNTDVVEVEIVQNVQTATPEPTETPEPTPTETATPEPTATATPEPTATSTPEPTDTPTPTEGGGPGFGAIVAVIALLAAALLATRRDN; encoded by the coding sequence ATGACAGACTATAACAACAAAGCTCGCGCGGTCGTTCTCGCGGCGCTCATGGTGTTCAGCGTCTTCGCTGGCACTGTGGCCTTCTCGGGGACAGCTGCTGCGAGTGCTATTGCAGCGTCAACTGGTGTCACATCGGCACCGGACGTGACAACTGGCCAAACTAGTGTAGATCAGACAATCACATTCAACATTACCGTTGAGAACGGTACCTCTGGAACTGCGACCGTCGATGTCACCGATGTCACTGACGACGGGGCATCCATCAACAGTGCTAGTGCCACCGTTACTGCCCAGAACAACTCTGGTTCGGTAAGTGTCACTGGCGCAGCGGAAACATCCACCGCCGGTAATGTCGATGTTGACCTGTCGCATGACGGTAGCGCCGGCGCAAATACCGAAGTCACAGTCGACCTCACGATCGACTGGGATACTGAAGGCGTCACGCCGACTTCGGGGAGTGCACTAACCGCTTCCGTCTCGCCGACGGGCGGGAGCTCGAACACCTTCGATCTCGTTGCTCCCTCGCAGTCGGGAACTCGGGCTAACCCCGCATCTGGCGGCGGTGACGTCTACAACGGCTCGACCGTCTTCCAGGGCGAGGAAGGCATCACGTTCGTGGACGAGAACGGCAACACGATCAACTCCCTGACTGGCACGAGCGGTGACGCCGAGGGTCAGACCCTCACCATCCCGATCGACCAGGATCAGGCCACCGGTCAGTACCACAACGGCGATCCGGACACGCCCTTCCGTCAGGGCGTCTACGGCGTGACGGTCCTGCGACCGGACATCACCAACTTCGAGGTCCTCAACTCGAACCGCGAGGACATCGCCGGTGGGTCCGTCCCGCAGGGCGACTCCACGACGGGCGCCGGTAACCTCACGGTCGTCGCGACCTACAACTACGAGGAAGCCGAAGACCTCGAACTCACCGTCGAGAACGACGACGGTCTCGACGTGACTGGTGACGCCCTGACGGGCGGCAGTACTCCGATCCAGCAAGGCTACACCAACAACGGCGACGTCTCCTGGAACGTGGACCTCTCGGACCTCAACACCGGGACGTTCACGATGGAGATCGCCGGTAGCGACGACCTCGACTTCGGCAGCGCCGCCGAATCGACGACCGTCACCGTCACCGGTGACGACGACGTCACCCTCGACCTCGAATCCGACGAAGTCACGCGCGGTGAAGACGTGACCTACACGATCCGTGGTTCGAACGCCGGCGACACGCACGTCGTCGCCATCAGCGAGCAGGAGTTCCGCGACGGCGTCTCCTCCAGCGACGCTGCGAAGATCTTCCGCAGTGTCGGTGACGTCCAGTACGACGACTACACGACCGCCACGAGCGGTAACAACTACGCGTGGGCGGTCGTTCAGATCGACGACGGCACCGGTGTCGGCGTCGGTCAGGTCGATACGAGCTTCCTCGACACGACCGACGTCGACGTCGACCTCTACGGCGCGTCGTCGATCGACCTCACGTCCAAGTCAACGGCTGGCTCGGACGCGGTCACTACGATCGACAACAACCAGCCCGAGGACGACCCCTCGCTCACGGTCAACGAGGGGACGGTCTCGGTCGACACGCCCGGCAACACCTACGTTGTCGGTAGCGAGATAGACATCAACGGCTCGGCCTCCGAAGGCGTCGACGACGTCGCCTTCTACGTCCGCCGTCAGGGTGACTACCAGATCCTCGACCTGAACGGTGATTCTGCCGGTACCCAGGATACCCTCAGCGTCGACGCGGACAACACCTTCGAGAAGGAAGACGTCGATCTGAGTGCCGGAGACAGTAACGGGAACGACCTCCTGTCCCAGCCCGGCACGTACCGCTTCGGCGTCATCGACGCCGCTGACGTGAACGGCACGTCGGGCACCACCCAGTCGATCAACGTCTCGGCGTTCAATACGGGCACGAGCAACCAGAAGTCCATCCGTGTGACTGACACGGAGCTCAGTGTCACCTACCAGAGCGTCGGCGGTGCCGTCTCGACCGACGACCGCGTCATCAACGTGACGGGGACGTCGCTCGGGTCGGGTACGGTCGCGTTCCTGTTCGTCGACGAGCGTGGTAACGTCGCCTACAGCGAGGTTAGCACGGACGACGACAACACGTTCGAAGAGGACGAGCTCAACATCGACGGGACGTCCGCGTCGAGCAACAACCTCGCGGAAGGGCAGGTCAGCGTCCACGCGCTGACGGCCGGCCGCGACGGCACGTTCGGCGACGGTGAGATCCCGGGCTCCTCGTCAGGCAACGACGCCTACCAGAACCTCTCGAGCTTCGTCGGCGAACTCAACAGTCAGTCGCTGACGGGCGACCAGGTGCGGTCGCGCGTCCTCGACCAGACGACCGAGGCAGTTGCGAGCGACGACCGCATGGTCACCTCGCAGTTCCGCCTCGCTGACTCGCAGTCGACGATCGGTTCGGTCTACCCCGAAGGCATGGAAGCCTCGGGTGTCAACCCGGTCGGTGTCGACGACACGATGGTCGTCGAAGGATCGACCAACCTCCGTCCGGACGACAACGCGATCACCGTGGAACTCATGACCACCGACGGCAGCTCGGTGGCCCTGTCGACCACGGACGAGTGGTCCTACGACGGGACCTGGATGGTCTCGCTCGAGCTGGACGACGTCCAGACGGGCACCTACGACCTCGAAGCCGACGACAGCTACAACACTGACGTCGTCGAGGTAGAGATCGTCCAGAACGTCCAGACGGCGACGCCGGAACCGACGGAGACGCCGGAACCGACGCCGACTGAGACGGCGACGCCCGAGCCGACTGCAACGGCGACGCCGGAACCGACTGCGACGTCGACGCCCGAGCCGACCGACACGCCGACGCCCACCGAGGGCGGCGGTCCCGGCTTCGGTGCGATCGTCGCGGTCATCGCGCTGCTCGCGGCTGCGCTGCTCGCGACCCGGCGCGACAACTAA
- a CDS encoding COX15/CtaA family protein, whose protein sequence is MSRSIRGAITFPRFAAFTTGLTLSLVMLGIYTAATGSGLACSAQWPLCDNGLLPQTIPSFIEWFHRLVAMVTGWFILGTALWSWRRPGRRTRIAATLAVCLLPLQISIGAVTVTLNGLLPAGYSAPTQGAHLVVALSIFSLLVWTTLSARSQCGPTRSRIRQALGVALAAIVVSVFLSRVFTPIPYSPGAQALFYGAALVGVAALLAATRWLAATTVAHLRFVTGTALALLFAGMLLGRDLVFYTPTVRVVNAALFVLSAAVVVVAALLARRARNDGRTGSVVSPNGD, encoded by the coding sequence ATGAGCCGATCCATTCGGGGCGCGATCACCTTCCCCCGCTTCGCCGCGTTCACGACGGGGCTGACGCTCTCGCTCGTCATGCTCGGCATCTACACCGCCGCGACCGGCTCGGGGCTGGCCTGCTCGGCACAGTGGCCGCTCTGTGACAATGGGCTGCTCCCGCAGACGATTCCGAGCTTCATCGAGTGGTTCCACCGACTCGTCGCCATGGTTACCGGATGGTTCATCCTCGGAACCGCGCTCTGGTCGTGGCGGCGGCCCGGCCGACGGACACGAATCGCGGCGACGCTCGCAGTCTGCCTCCTGCCGCTCCAGATCAGTATCGGCGCCGTAACCGTCACGCTCAATGGCCTTCTGCCCGCCGGGTACTCCGCACCGACGCAGGGTGCCCACCTCGTCGTCGCGCTCTCCATCTTCTCGCTGCTCGTCTGGACGACGCTGTCCGCACGGAGCCAGTGTGGCCCGACGCGCTCCCGAATCCGGCAGGCGCTCGGCGTCGCCCTCGCCGCTATCGTCGTGAGCGTCTTCCTCAGTCGGGTCTTCACCCCGATTCCCTACTCACCGGGCGCGCAGGCGCTCTTCTACGGTGCGGCACTCGTCGGCGTCGCCGCCCTCCTCGCCGCGACCCGGTGGCTCGCAGCCACCACCGTTGCCCACCTGCGGTTCGTCACCGGCACCGCCCTCGCGCTCCTCTTTGCGGGGATGCTCCTCGGCCGCGACCTGGTCTTCTATACGCCGACCGTCCGCGTCGTCAACGCCGCCCTCTTCGTCCTCTCGGCGGCCGTCGTCGTCGTCGCGGCGCTACTCGCCCGGCGGGCACGGAACGACGGCCGAACCGGTTCGGTCGTCTCCCCCAACGGCGACTGA
- a CDS encoding TVP38/TMEM64 family protein, whose amino-acid sequence MDRRARLGAGAALLCAVAVLAWASSPSWVLGRVSWVASDPLRLTVALVGVAVVRPLFAWPTTLLAVAAGYGLGLAGFPLALGLVVVTSLPPYWLAGRGASDGRVAAAGERLVAETGDLRSVAGSRLLPLPSDVVSAGAGVAGVPARAFALGTAIGEVPWVAAGVIAGDSVATLRTASLSAAMDPLVVFGTAIIATLAFAGPVYRLVAS is encoded by the coding sequence ATGGACCGTCGCGCGCGGCTCGGCGCCGGAGCGGCACTGCTCTGTGCCGTGGCCGTCCTGGCCTGGGCGAGTTCGCCGTCGTGGGTGCTCGGCCGGGTGTCGTGGGTGGCCAGTGACCCGCTCCGCCTGACGGTCGCGCTCGTCGGCGTCGCCGTCGTCCGCCCGCTGTTCGCGTGGCCGACGACGCTGCTGGCCGTCGCCGCGGGGTACGGACTGGGCCTCGCGGGGTTCCCGCTTGCACTCGGACTCGTGGTCGTGACGAGTCTTCCTCCGTACTGGCTGGCGGGCCGGGGGGCGAGCGACGGTCGGGTGGCGGCCGCCGGCGAACGGCTGGTCGCCGAGACGGGCGACCTCCGGAGCGTCGCCGGGAGTCGCCTCCTGCCGCTCCCCTCCGACGTGGTGTCCGCGGGGGCTGGTGTCGCTGGCGTCCCCGCCCGGGCGTTCGCGCTCGGAACCGCGATCGGCGAGGTGCCGTGGGTCGCGGCGGGCGTGATCGCGGGCGACTCCGTTGCCACGTTGCGGACGGCGTCGCTCTCGGCGGCGATGGATCCGCTGGTCGTCTTCGGGACGGCTATCATCGCCACCCTCGCTTTCGCCGGTCCGGTGTACCGGCTGGTCGCGAGCTAG
- the gpmI gene encoding 2,3-bisphosphoglycerate-independent phosphoglycerate mutase, with protein sequence MDAALVILDGWGLDGPGRNAVSAADTPTFDRFLATGASGTLDVSGRRVGLPDGQMGNSEVGHLNIGAGRVVTQPLARIDDAIERDSTVDRPDAADPTDDGSFFENDALLGAVDHVQSTGGRLHLMGLASAGGIHSHQRHLHALIEFAARNDVEAVTHAFTDGRDTPPTAGIDALADLEAAASDHGTGDVATVIGRYYAMDRDENWERTKRAYDAIVAREADHEAPTAVDAVEAAYDRGETDEFVEPTLIDGESPLRDGDAVVFANFRADRARQLVRMLTNFDPTWATAVDPPEIHLVTMTSYDERFEFPVAFPPIDLADTLGEALARAGKTQLRIAESEKYAHVTYFLNGGREVEFEGERRRIIESPDVPTYDERPEMSAAAVTDAAVDDIERTDPDVLVLNYANPDMVGHTGDFEAAVVAVEAVDAQLSRLTEALHAAGAHVLVTADHGNADDMGTADDPHTAHTSNPVPFVYLAPGNDSAGGRRVRADGSLCDVAPTLLELVGVERPAAMTGRSLLD encoded by the coding sequence ATGGACGCCGCGCTGGTCATCCTCGACGGGTGGGGGCTCGACGGGCCAGGCCGGAACGCCGTTTCGGCCGCCGATACGCCGACGTTCGACCGCTTTCTCGCGACGGGTGCCTCCGGGACCCTCGATGTGTCCGGCCGTCGGGTCGGCCTCCCCGACGGACAGATGGGTAACAGTGAGGTCGGCCACCTCAACATCGGCGCCGGCCGTGTCGTCACCCAGCCGCTCGCCCGCATCGACGACGCTATCGAACGTGACTCGACCGTCGACCGACCGGACGCTGCCGACCCCACCGACGACGGCTCCTTCTTCGAGAACGACGCCCTCCTCGGTGCCGTCGACCACGTCCAGTCGACCGGCGGCCGGCTACACCTGATGGGTCTCGCCAGCGCCGGCGGGATCCACTCCCACCAGCGACACCTCCACGCCCTGATCGAGTTCGCGGCCCGGAACGACGTCGAGGCGGTCACACACGCCTTCACCGACGGGCGCGACACGCCGCCGACGGCCGGTATCGACGCACTTGCCGACCTAGAGGCCGCCGCCTCCGACCACGGGACCGGCGACGTGGCGACCGTGATCGGCCGGTACTACGCGATGGATCGGGACGAGAACTGGGAACGCACGAAACGCGCGTACGACGCCATCGTCGCCCGCGAGGCCGACCACGAGGCGCCGACCGCGGTCGACGCCGTCGAAGCCGCCTACGACCGCGGCGAGACCGACGAGTTCGTCGAGCCGACGCTGATCGACGGCGAATCCCCGCTCCGCGACGGCGACGCCGTCGTCTTCGCCAACTTCCGTGCGGACCGCGCCCGGCAACTCGTGCGGATGCTCACGAACTTCGATCCGACGTGGGCCACGGCCGTCGATCCCCCCGAGATCCACCTCGTCACGATGACGTCCTACGACGAGCGCTTCGAGTTTCCCGTCGCCTTCCCGCCGATCGACCTTGCGGACACGCTCGGCGAGGCGCTCGCCCGCGCCGGCAAGACGCAGTTGCGGATCGCCGAGTCAGAGAAGTACGCCCACGTCACCTACTTCCTCAACGGCGGCCGCGAGGTGGAGTTCGAGGGCGAGCGACGACGGATCATCGAGAGTCCGGACGTGCCGACCTACGACGAGCGACCGGAGATGAGCGCCGCCGCCGTCACCGACGCCGCCGTCGACGACATCGAGCGAACCGATCCCGACGTCCTCGTCCTGAACTACGCCAACCCGGACATGGTCGGCCACACGGGCGACTTCGAGGCGGCCGTCGTGGCCGTCGAGGCGGTGGACGCTCAGTTGTCTCGGTTGACCGAGGCGCTTCACGCCGCCGGCGCTCACGTCCTCGTCACCGCCGACCACGGCAACGCCGACGACATGGGGACGGCCGACGACCCCCACACTGCCCACACCTCCAACCCGGTGCCGTTCGTCTATCTCGCACCGGGCAACGACTCCGCCGGTGGTCGGCGGGTACGGGCCGACGGCTCCCTGTGTGACGTGGCGCCGACCCTGCTCGAACTCGTCGGCGTCGAACGGCCGGCGGCGATGACCGGCAGATCCCTCCTCGACTAG
- a CDS encoding DUF5830 family protein has product MTDEADRIDERVELALDLLANLERETLPLPDVVDRIETVTTDPTLVRRILDEAELRGLVDREDGRIRVRRGSYISFESEVVAREGDFDCRRCGATISTGHFVKFETDELGPFGSSCVRTVLGRE; this is encoded by the coding sequence GTGACCGACGAGGCCGACCGGATCGACGAGCGCGTCGAACTTGCGCTTGACCTGCTCGCCAACCTCGAACGCGAGACCCTGCCGCTCCCGGACGTCGTCGACCGCATCGAGACGGTGACCACCGATCCGACGCTCGTCCGCCGGATTCTCGACGAGGCCGAACTCCGCGGACTCGTCGACCGCGAGGACGGCCGGATTCGGGTCCGACGTGGGAGCTACATCAGTTTCGAGAGCGAGGTCGTCGCCCGCGAGGGCGACTTCGACTGCCGGCGCTGTGGCGCGACCATCTCTACTGGTCACTTCGTCAAGTTCGAGACGGACGAACTCGGTCCGTTCGGCTCTTCCTGTGTCCGGACGGTACTCGGCCGCGAGTAG
- a CDS encoding DUF7115 domain-containing protein, which yields MSLPETVQSSLDGESVAARVGLGGEDMLLVTPTRTLVYRAEGLLSDEAVEEFPHGAERVGVSEGRRKATITLDYGLDGERTFSVPTNQLDQVIHPVLAGVLNARDVTDSGETVKQTYRFSELTIVVTSARLVRHIGEAVWDEEYDEYHFDDVTDLDFEEGSVATSVVITVGGRQERFKTPNDQARALREGLTDAVCAHHGVDDLDALRAITAEDDEEGRADAETGADDTVSFGEGPAPLGANDRETATEDRTADRSGPRANGDTSPDETGREEGFGDSGFRSAGVVDDPAVARELADLREAVEAQNERLERQQRTIQQLIEELRQGR from the coding sequence ATGAGTTTGCCGGAGACCGTCCAGTCCAGCCTCGACGGCGAGTCCGTGGCGGCCCGCGTCGGACTCGGCGGCGAGGACATGCTCCTCGTGACGCCGACGCGGACGCTCGTCTACCGGGCGGAGGGCCTCCTCTCCGACGAAGCGGTCGAGGAGTTCCCTCATGGCGCCGAACGCGTCGGGGTGTCCGAAGGGCGACGGAAGGCCACGATCACGCTCGACTACGGACTCGACGGCGAGCGTACGTTCTCGGTCCCGACCAACCAACTCGATCAGGTGATCCACCCCGTCCTCGCGGGCGTGTTGAACGCCCGTGACGTGACCGACTCGGGGGAGACGGTGAAACAGACCTACCGGTTCAGCGAACTCACGATCGTCGTCACGAGTGCGCGGCTGGTGCGTCACATCGGCGAAGCCGTCTGGGACGAGGAGTACGACGAGTACCACTTCGACGACGTGACCGACCTCGACTTCGAGGAGGGAAGCGTCGCGACGTCGGTCGTCATCACGGTCGGCGGCCGGCAGGAGCGGTTCAAGACACCGAACGATCAGGCTCGTGCGCTTCGGGAAGGACTCACAGATGCCGTGTGTGCGCATCATGGCGTCGATGACCTCGATGCGCTGCGGGCGATCACCGCCGAGGACGACGAGGAAGGGCGGGCGGACGCCGAAACCGGAGCGGACGACACGGTGTCGTTCGGCGAGGGTCCGGCCCCGCTCGGTGCGAACGACCGCGAGACGGCGACGGAGGATCGAACGGCCGACCGCTCGGGCCCGCGTGCAAATGGAGATACGTCCCCCGACGAGACGGGGCGTGAGGAGGGGTTCGGCGACTCCGGCTTTCGATCGGCCGGGGTCGTCGACGACCCGGCAGTGGCTCGCGAACTCGCGGACCTCCGGGAGGCCGTCGAAGCACAGAACGAGCGTCTGGAACGGCAACAACGGACCATCCAGCAACTGATCGAGGAACTCCGGCAGGGCCGGTAG
- a CDS encoding replication factor C large subunit has product MSDWTETYRPSTLSAVRGNDKARDALAEWAETWDDHREAVVVHGNPGVGKTSAAHALAADMGWETVELNASDQRTADVIERFAGRAAKNATLAGSTGGAGDGRQLVILDEADNVHGNYDRGGASAITRVVKDADQPIVLIANDYYDMSRGLRDACREIEFRDVSARSIVPVLRDICRREDVEYEADALERIAEVNDGDLRSAVNDLQAAAEDDRRLTVDDVVTGDRDRSLGVFPFLDAVLKEESAEESIGSAYRVDETPDDLTKWVAENVPKVYEDAELARAYDSLADADRWLGRVRASQEYGYWRYATDALAGGVAAARDGTKGGWTRFSRPQFWPSSDATADEVVRKIAERGGFSMATARREVLPFLAAMTHHCKPRDRTVAMTAYYDFDAEAVSFVTGSGETTNKVESIVEDAAERRAAAMEDNSEAFGGDRERVGETAVTGASDGSPDASEGDGTADATTTDDPDADEGDADGTADDGQAGLSDFM; this is encoded by the coding sequence ATGAGCGATTGGACGGAGACGTACCGACCGTCGACGCTGTCGGCCGTCCGGGGGAACGACAAGGCCCGCGACGCCCTGGCCGAGTGGGCGGAAACCTGGGACGACCACCGGGAAGCGGTCGTCGTCCACGGGAATCCCGGAGTGGGGAAGACTTCGGCAGCCCACGCGCTGGCGGCCGACATGGGCTGGGAGACGGTCGAACTCAACGCGTCGGATCAGCGCACGGCCGACGTGATCGAGCGGTTCGCCGGTCGGGCGGCGAAAAACGCGACGCTCGCCGGGTCGACCGGTGGTGCGGGCGACGGTCGACAGTTGGTGATCCTCGACGAGGCCGACAACGTCCACGGGAACTACGACCGCGGCGGCGCCAGCGCCATCACCCGGGTGGTGAAGGACGCCGACCAGCCGATCGTCCTCATCGCCAACGACTACTACGACATGAGTCGTGGGTTGCGCGACGCCTGTCGGGAGATCGAATTCCGTGACGTGTCCGCACGCTCCATCGTGCCGGTCCTGCGGGATATCTGTCGCCGGGAGGACGTCGAGTACGAGGCCGACGCCCTCGAACGGATCGCCGAGGTGAACGACGGGGACCTCAGGTCGGCGGTCAACGACCTCCAGGCGGCCGCCGAGGACGACCGTCGTCTGACCGTCGACGACGTCGTGACTGGTGACCGCGACCGGAGCCTGGGCGTCTTTCCGTTTCTCGATGCCGTGCTGAAAGAGGAGTCGGCCGAGGAGTCGATCGGATCGGCGTACCGGGTCGACGAGACGCCCGACGACCTGACGAAGTGGGTCGCCGAGAACGTCCCGAAGGTGTACGAGGATGCCGAACTCGCCCGGGCGTACGACAGCCTCGCGGACGCCGACCGCTGGTTGGGTCGGGTGCGCGCCAGCCAGGAGTACGGTTACTGGCGGTACGCGACCGACGCCCTCGCGGGCGGGGTGGCTGCCGCTCGGGACGGCACCAAGGGTGGGTGGACGCGCTTCTCCCGTCCGCAGTTCTGGCCCTCGTCGGACGCGACGGCCGACGAGGTGGTCCGCAAGATCGCCGAGCGGGGTGGCTTCAGTATGGCGACCGCCCGTCGCGAGGTCCTCCCCTTTCTCGCGGCGATGACACACCACTGCAAGCCCCGCGACCGCACGGTAGCGATGACCGCGTACTACGACTTCGACGCCGAGGCGGTGTCGTTCGTGACGGGCAGTGGCGAGACGACGAACAAGGTCGAATCGATCGTCGAGGACGCGGCGGAGCGCCGGGCGGCGGCGATGGAGGACAACTCGGAGGCGTTCGGCGGTGATCGCGAGCGTGTCGGCGAGACGGCGGTGACGGGGGCAAGCGACGGATCGCCCGACGCCTCAGAGGGCGACGGGACGGCCGACGCCACGACGACGGACGACCCGGATGCCGACGAGGGCGACGCCGACGGGACGGCCGACGACGGCCAGGCTGGGCTCTCCGATTTCATGTGA